In a single window of the Metopolophium dirhodum isolate CAU chromosome 2, ASM1992520v1, whole genome shotgun sequence genome:
- the LOC132938247 gene encoding SET and MYND domain-containing protein 4-like isoform X1 — translation MSVNTFIRWDYVMDILTHYGVTKSFMEAFKHTPNNEKVKLCMQNEFIRSFLEKWLDEPKFNDSLKNSTKSKETRLAANEEFKMNRLELCCKLYTKAAQFAPYKSIELTLAFSNRSAVYLRLNKYQECLKDIEASLNILENVEINEQDFPKGQLIVKLLKRKIECLMALKQFKTAKTIWKDILELSKNVYKIPLGDQFIKKCKVLSDCDNSNSNDEDIVKNADETLTEDLIKKKLDTNKITLPFRSPKIELCYSKAKGRYFVASTKIEYGELLIFENPFAFVLLPEYYNSFCYNCCVPLKYYSVPCDNCCTILFCGDKCLQEAMNSYHRWECKQGTSIFKCIGIAHLALRLTIETSQANSNNDQIYNLLTHINDLKSLELYQYSLTATLLLIYLQKKTDFFEKHPNLVLDSVGNELLHHMTRLVCNGNAISTHMLSDYDSGSRTSIIDESQPRIGTAIFPTSSLLNHSCDPNIFSSNILKYVVIKASRDISEGEEITNCYGPNFLRMRLVERQASLKNQYHFDCECSMCLDPQTDDLFFKTFEGLACFQCGYGITATLSDLDVNETVYCGSCRVRFRTLDYARKLLKADKTYNKGIKQLEASNVLHAIHIISESLRLYRDILNQNNSYIAKCEDSIAKCYALAGDFENCCVYLDRSSKAIENRFGKNSLEVAYELDKITDIMVKSLDMRNDRNLIHKALTLVRRSMEIFDTKLSAWDIPYSGIEIIKHKENILLQFLEGRFEI, via the exons aTGTCTGTAAACACGTTTATTCGATGGGATTATGTAATGGACATTTTAACCCATTACGGTGTGACTAAAAGTTTTATGGAAGCATTTAAACACACTcccaataatgaaaaagttAAACTCTGTATGCAAAATGAATTCAtcag GAGCTTTTTGGAAAAATGGTTGGATGAACCCAAGTTTAATGACAGTCTAAAAAACTCGACCAAATCTAAAGAGACTCGGCTGGCGGCTAATGAAGAGTTCAAAATGAATCGCCTGGAGTTGTGCTGTAAGCTATACACTAAAGCGGCTCAGTTTGCACCGTATAAAAGTATAGAATTAACATTAGCGTTTTCTAACCGTTCAGCTGTATACCTGAGGTTAAACAAATATCAA GAGTGTTTAAAAGATATTGAAGCCAGTCTAAATATATTGGAAAATGTAGAAATTAATGAACAAGACTTTCCTAAAGGACAATTAATTGTGAAATTGTTAAAACgtaaaattgaatgtttaatggctttgaaacaatttaaaacagcTAAAACTATCTGGAAAGATATATTAGAACTATCAaagaatgtttataaaatacccTTAGGAG atcaatttatcaaaaaatgcaaaGTTTTGTCTGATTGTGATAATTCTAATTCTAATGACGaagatattgttaaaaatgctGACGAAACGCTTACGGaagatctaataaaaaaaaaactggatacaaataaaataactcttCCATTTAGGTCTCCCAAAATTGAGTTATG ttattccaAAGCTAAAGGAAGATATTTTGTTGCTTCGACAAAAATAGAATATGGAgaacttttaatatttgaaaatccaTTTGCATTTGTGCTACTTCCAGAATATTACAATTCATTTTGTTACAACTGTTGTGTaccactaaaatattattctgtacc atGTGATAATTGTTGCACTATTTTGTTTTGTGGTGATAAGTGTCTTCAAGAAGCAATGAATTCATATCATCGCTGGGAATGTAAACAAGGAACatcaattttcaaatgtattggCATTGCCCATCTTGCATTACGTTTGACAATAGAAACTTCTCAAGCAAACAGCAATAATGATcaaatttataatctattaacacatattaatgatttaaaatcattagaaTTATACCAATACAGtctg ACTGCCACTCTTTTGCTTATATACTTGCAAAAGAAAACCGATTTCTTTGAAAAACATCCAAATCTTGTGCTTGATTCAGTGGGAAATGAATTACTACACCATATGACAAGACTAGTATGTAATGGAAATGCTATTTCCACTCATATGTTGTCAGATTATGACTCTGGATCTCGTACTTCAATTATTGACGAATCTCAACCACGTATTGGAACAGCTATTTTTCCTACTTCAAGTTTATTAAATCATTCATGCGAcccaaatatattttcaag TAATATACTGAAGTATGTCGTCATTAAAGCTTCCCGAGATATAAGCGAAGGAGAAGAAATTACTAATTGCTATG GGCCTAACTTTCTACGGATGCGATTAGTCGAAAGACAGGCttcattgaaaaatcaatatcaTTTTGACTGTGAATGTTCTATGTGCTTGGATCCTCAAAcagatgatttattttttaaaacattcgaGGGACTTGCATGTTTCCAATGTGGCTATGGAATTACAGCAACTTTGTCAGATTTAGATGTTAATGAAACAGTGTATTGCGGTTCATGCCGTGTACGATTTAGAACATTAGATTATGCGAGAAAATTACTTAAAGCCGACAAAACTTATAATAAAG gaATCAAACAACTCGAGGCAAGTAATGTTTTACacgcaatacatattatttctgAGAGCTTAAGACTTTATAGAGACATTTTGAACCAAAATAACTCATATATTGCAAAATGTGAAGATAGTATAGCAAAATGTTATGCTTTAGCTG gagATTTCGAGAATTGTTGTGTATATTTGGATAGAAGTTCTAAAGCAATAGAAAATCGTTTTGGTAAAAATAGTTTAGAAGTCGCTTATGAATTGGATAAAATAACAGATATAATGGTCAAAAGCCTAGACATGAGAAATGATCG gaaTTTAATTCATAAAGCATTAACACTTGTTCGGAGATCAATGGAAATATTTGATACCAAGTTGTCTGCATGGGATATTCCGTATAGTggtatagaaattattaaacataaagaaaatatattgttacaattctTGGAAGGTAGGTttgaaatctaa
- the LOC132938248 gene encoding ecto-NOX disulfide-thiol exchanger 2 isoform X2: protein MASYYDAVFRRKITETTSTDERNRPSENKRGRWDQPDAQNINSDDQWERIVERARNLRNDTQFNDIHGDKPASLIDLPIDANISSNKPPVPVRTSPLWNEIMPQFNPFNLINPMTVMDSAMFMGQYGVMGGMLTPSSMIVNHTTPRAPDSNVIQTDKRIIQLELCTLYPPPSNAPTPTSRERPPGCRTVFVGGLPDSITEDIMKSIFTNYGEILTIRLSNRKFCHIRFENECSVDLALELSGYRLVMKGQELVSASRLHVDYAQARDDQYEWEMKKRHLMREERRLQQTRSNPPPSPPLIPHFTEAKALSVSEEIKADTSFLNAVQVVITWLERGDCNKRNVNIFYSIIQSTNSHVRRLLSEKNQFEEELQNLKDLTKRRMQAILLQFTQIEKVFTSASHKKVWDHFTKAQRKNIETWKKQAMALSKLGIDDEDEMIGGDEMDLSDDESNLKKTKTKTDPIQLQDENDHLKCELEAYKNEIGMMKASLQTSDQKDIQINYLQQQLLSTRQELNVLTEKCSDAQKSNSSSTDDQLIPNNKTKETNNGSNNFSGHQIKLLGHIAIYLSIHPFGISVESIVNYIKNIDKNVTSQQVENLLVNNQILFENFQHDDPSLWKLVNFS, encoded by the exons ATGGCTTCATATT atgATGCAGTTTTTCGAAGAAAAATTACAGAAACTACGAGCACAGATGAACGGAATAGACCTAGTGAAAATAAGAGAGGACGGTGGGATCAACCAGATGCCCAAAATATTAATTCTGATGATCAATGGGAACGAATAGTTGAACGAGCTAGAAATCTAAGAAA tgatACACAGTTCAATGACATACACGGGGATAAACCAGCATCTCTAATAGACTTGCCAATTGATGCAAATATTTCTTCTAATAAACCACCCGTACCGGTTAGAACTTCTCCTTTGTGGAATGAAATAATGCCTCAATTTAatccatttaatttaattaacccAATGACCGTAATGGATTCTGCAATGTTCATGGGACAA tatGGTGTCATGGGCGGAATGCTAACACCCTCTTCAATGATTGTTAATCATACGACACCAAGAGCACCAGATTCCAATGTCATTCAAACAGACAAACGAATTATACAACTAGAACTGTGCACGCTGTACCCACCTCCTTCAAACGCGCCTACACCAACTTCTAGAGAGAGGCCCCCAGGCTGTCGAACCGTATTTGTTGGAGGTTTACCAGACAGCATTACTGAAGATATAATGAAATCAATTTTTACCAACTATGGAGAAATATTGACAATTCGTTTAAGTAATAGAAAATTTTGTCACATACGTTTTGAGAATGAGTGCTCCGTTGATCTTGCATTAGAACTCTcag GATATCGATTAGTGATGAAAGGGCAAGAGCTTGTATCTGCATCACGTTTACATGTCGATTATGCTCAAGCCCGTGATGATCAATATGAATGGGAAATGAAAAAAAGACATTTAATGCGTGAAGAAAGGCGTTTACAACAAACTCGATCAAATCCTCCTCCATCTCCTCCATTAATACCCCATTTCACTGAAGCTAAAGCTTTATCCGTTAGTGAAGAAATTAAGG ctgatacatcatttttaaatgctGTACAAGTAGTAATTACATGGTTAGAACGAGGAGATTGTAACAAAcgtaatgttaatatattttattcgataaTTCAATCGACCAATTCTCATGTACGGCGTTTACTATCAGAAAAAAACCAATTTGAAGAAGAACTACAAAATCTAAAAGACCTTACTAAACGCCGAATGCAAgcaattttattacaat TCACCCAGATCGAGAAAGTGTTTACTTCTGCGTCGCACAAGAAGGTTTGGGATCATTTCACAAAGGCGCAGCGAAAGAACATTGAGACATGGAAGAAGCAGGCAATG gcTCTATCCAAATTGGGTATTGATGATGAAGATGAAATGATTGGCGGGGACGAAATGGATCTATCTGATGATGAAAGTAATTTGAAaaagacaaaaacaaaaactgatCCTATACAGCTAcag gaTGAAAATGATCACCTCAAATGTGAACTAGAagcttataaaaatgaaatcggAATGATGAAAGCTAGCTTACAAACTTCTGACCAAAAggatattcaaataaattatttacaacaacAGTTATTATCTACTCgacaa gagTTAAATGTTCTTACTGAAAAATGTTCTGATGCTCAAAAGTCTAATTCAAGTTCAACTGATGACCAGTTAATaccaaacaataaaacaaaagaaacaAACAATGgatcaaataatttttctggtcatcaaataaaattacttg GTCATATTGCAATATATTTAAGCATTCATCCTTTTGGAATAAGTGTTGAAAGTATTGTAaactatatcaaaaatattgataagaatgtTACTTCTCAACAAGTAGAAAATCTCCTAGTCAAcaaccaaatattatttgaaaatttccaaCACGATGATCCATCTCTATGGAAATTAGTCAATTTTAGttaa
- the LOC132938248 gene encoding ecto-NOX disulfide-thiol exchanger 2 isoform X1 gives MASYYDAVFRRKITETTSTDERNRPSENKRGRWDQPDAQNINSDDQWERIVERARNLRNDTQFNDIHGDKPASLIDLPIDANISSNKPPVPVRTSPLWNEIMPQFNPFNLINPMTVMDSAMFMGQYGVMGGMLTPSSMIVNHTTPRAPDSNVIQTDKRIIQLELCTLYPPPSNAPTPTSRERPPGCRTVFVGGLPDSITEDIMKSIFTNYGEILTIRLSNRKFCHIRFENECSVDLALELSGYRLVMKGQELVSASRLHVDYAQARDDQYEWEMKKRHLMREERRLQQTRSNPPPSPPLIPHFTEAKALSVSEEIKADTSFLNAVQVVITWLERGDCNKRNVNIFYSIIQSTNSHVRRLLSEKNQFEEELQNLKDLTKRRMQAILLQFTQIEKVFTSASHKKVWDHFTKAQRKNIETWKKQAMALSKLGIDDEDEMIGGDEMDLSDDESNLKKTKTKTDPIQLQDENDHLKCELEAYKNEIGMMKASLQTSDQKDIQINYLQQQLLSTRQELNVLTEKCSDAQKSNSSSTDDQLIPNNKTKETNNGSNNFSGHQIKLLVLKRNYILYSIKLRNILGSDQFLSTSGYATTVNHLNIVHLPYIMNPYCASCPPSHIAIYLSIHPFGISVESIVNYIKNIDKNVTSQQVENLLVNNQILFENFQHDDPSLWKLVNFS, from the exons ATGGCTTCATATT atgATGCAGTTTTTCGAAGAAAAATTACAGAAACTACGAGCACAGATGAACGGAATAGACCTAGTGAAAATAAGAGAGGACGGTGGGATCAACCAGATGCCCAAAATATTAATTCTGATGATCAATGGGAACGAATAGTTGAACGAGCTAGAAATCTAAGAAA tgatACACAGTTCAATGACATACACGGGGATAAACCAGCATCTCTAATAGACTTGCCAATTGATGCAAATATTTCTTCTAATAAACCACCCGTACCGGTTAGAACTTCTCCTTTGTGGAATGAAATAATGCCTCAATTTAatccatttaatttaattaacccAATGACCGTAATGGATTCTGCAATGTTCATGGGACAA tatGGTGTCATGGGCGGAATGCTAACACCCTCTTCAATGATTGTTAATCATACGACACCAAGAGCACCAGATTCCAATGTCATTCAAACAGACAAACGAATTATACAACTAGAACTGTGCACGCTGTACCCACCTCCTTCAAACGCGCCTACACCAACTTCTAGAGAGAGGCCCCCAGGCTGTCGAACCGTATTTGTTGGAGGTTTACCAGACAGCATTACTGAAGATATAATGAAATCAATTTTTACCAACTATGGAGAAATATTGACAATTCGTTTAAGTAATAGAAAATTTTGTCACATACGTTTTGAGAATGAGTGCTCCGTTGATCTTGCATTAGAACTCTcag GATATCGATTAGTGATGAAAGGGCAAGAGCTTGTATCTGCATCACGTTTACATGTCGATTATGCTCAAGCCCGTGATGATCAATATGAATGGGAAATGAAAAAAAGACATTTAATGCGTGAAGAAAGGCGTTTACAACAAACTCGATCAAATCCTCCTCCATCTCCTCCATTAATACCCCATTTCACTGAAGCTAAAGCTTTATCCGTTAGTGAAGAAATTAAGG ctgatacatcatttttaaatgctGTACAAGTAGTAATTACATGGTTAGAACGAGGAGATTGTAACAAAcgtaatgttaatatattttattcgataaTTCAATCGACCAATTCTCATGTACGGCGTTTACTATCAGAAAAAAACCAATTTGAAGAAGAACTACAAAATCTAAAAGACCTTACTAAACGCCGAATGCAAgcaattttattacaat TCACCCAGATCGAGAAAGTGTTTACTTCTGCGTCGCACAAGAAGGTTTGGGATCATTTCACAAAGGCGCAGCGAAAGAACATTGAGACATGGAAGAAGCAGGCAATG gcTCTATCCAAATTGGGTATTGATGATGAAGATGAAATGATTGGCGGGGACGAAATGGATCTATCTGATGATGAAAGTAATTTGAAaaagacaaaaacaaaaactgatCCTATACAGCTAcag gaTGAAAATGATCACCTCAAATGTGAACTAGAagcttataaaaatgaaatcggAATGATGAAAGCTAGCTTACAAACTTCTGACCAAAAggatattcaaataaattatttacaacaacAGTTATTATCTACTCgacaa gagTTAAATGTTCTTACTGAAAAATGTTCTGATGCTCAAAAGTCTAATTCAAGTTCAACTGATGACCAGTTAATaccaaacaataaaacaaaagaaacaAACAATGgatcaaataatttttctggtcatcaaataaaattacttg TGCTGaaaagaaattacattttatactcaATCAAGTTAAGAAACATACTCGGAAGTGACCAGTTTTTGTCAACTAGTGGTTATGCAACAACAGTCAACCATTTGAATATAGTACACCTGCCATATATAATGAATCCATACTGTGCAAGTTGTCCTCCAA GTCATATTGCAATATATTTAAGCATTCATCCTTTTGGAATAAGTGTTGAAAGTATTGTAaactatatcaaaaatattgataagaatgtTACTTCTCAACAAGTAGAAAATCTCCTAGTCAAcaaccaaatattatttgaaaatttccaaCACGATGATCCATCTCTATGGAAATTAGTCAATTTTAGttaa
- the LOC132938247 gene encoding SET and MYND domain-containing protein 4-like isoform X2, with protein sequence MSVNTFIRWDYVMDILTHYGVTKSFMEAFKHTPNNEKVKLCMQNEFIRSFLEKWLDEPKFNDSLKNSTKSKETRLAANEEFKMNRLELCCKLYTKAAQFAPYKSIELTLAFSNRSAVYLRLNKYQECLKDIEASLNILENVEINEQDFPKGQLIVKLLKRKIECLMALKQFKTAKTIWKDILELSKNVYKIPLGDQFIKKCKVLSDCDNSNSNDEDIVKNADETLTEDLIKKKLDTNKITLPFRSPKIELCYSKAKGRYFVASTKIEYGELLIFENPFAFVLLPEYYNSFCYNCCVPLKYYSVPCDNCCTILFCGDKCLQEAMNSYHRWECKQGTSIFKCIGIAHLALRLTIETSQANSNNDQIYNLLTHINDLKSLELYQYSLTATLLLIYLQKKTDFFEKHPNLVLDSVGNELLHHMTRLVCNGNAISTHMLSDYDSGSRTSIIDESQPRIGTAIFPTSSLLNHSCDPNIFSSNILKYVVIKASRDISEGEEITNCYGPNFLRMRLVERQASLKNQYHFDCECSMCLDPQTDDLFFKTFEGLACFQCGYGITATLSDLDVNETVYCGSCRVRFRTLDYARKLLKADKTYNKGIKQLEASNVLHAIHIISESLRLYRDILNQNNSYIAKCEDSIAKCYALAGDFENCCVYLDRSSKAIENRFGKNSLEVAYELDKITDIMVKSLDMRNDRNLIHKALTLVRRSMEIFDTKLSAWDIPYSGIEIIKHKENILLQFLED encoded by the exons aTGTCTGTAAACACGTTTATTCGATGGGATTATGTAATGGACATTTTAACCCATTACGGTGTGACTAAAAGTTTTATGGAAGCATTTAAACACACTcccaataatgaaaaagttAAACTCTGTATGCAAAATGAATTCAtcag GAGCTTTTTGGAAAAATGGTTGGATGAACCCAAGTTTAATGACAGTCTAAAAAACTCGACCAAATCTAAAGAGACTCGGCTGGCGGCTAATGAAGAGTTCAAAATGAATCGCCTGGAGTTGTGCTGTAAGCTATACACTAAAGCGGCTCAGTTTGCACCGTATAAAAGTATAGAATTAACATTAGCGTTTTCTAACCGTTCAGCTGTATACCTGAGGTTAAACAAATATCAA GAGTGTTTAAAAGATATTGAAGCCAGTCTAAATATATTGGAAAATGTAGAAATTAATGAACAAGACTTTCCTAAAGGACAATTAATTGTGAAATTGTTAAAACgtaaaattgaatgtttaatggctttgaaacaatttaaaacagcTAAAACTATCTGGAAAGATATATTAGAACTATCAaagaatgtttataaaatacccTTAGGAG atcaatttatcaaaaaatgcaaaGTTTTGTCTGATTGTGATAATTCTAATTCTAATGACGaagatattgttaaaaatgctGACGAAACGCTTACGGaagatctaataaaaaaaaaactggatacaaataaaataactcttCCATTTAGGTCTCCCAAAATTGAGTTATG ttattccaAAGCTAAAGGAAGATATTTTGTTGCTTCGACAAAAATAGAATATGGAgaacttttaatatttgaaaatccaTTTGCATTTGTGCTACTTCCAGAATATTACAATTCATTTTGTTACAACTGTTGTGTaccactaaaatattattctgtacc atGTGATAATTGTTGCACTATTTTGTTTTGTGGTGATAAGTGTCTTCAAGAAGCAATGAATTCATATCATCGCTGGGAATGTAAACAAGGAACatcaattttcaaatgtattggCATTGCCCATCTTGCATTACGTTTGACAATAGAAACTTCTCAAGCAAACAGCAATAATGATcaaatttataatctattaacacatattaatgatttaaaatcattagaaTTATACCAATACAGtctg ACTGCCACTCTTTTGCTTATATACTTGCAAAAGAAAACCGATTTCTTTGAAAAACATCCAAATCTTGTGCTTGATTCAGTGGGAAATGAATTACTACACCATATGACAAGACTAGTATGTAATGGAAATGCTATTTCCACTCATATGTTGTCAGATTATGACTCTGGATCTCGTACTTCAATTATTGACGAATCTCAACCACGTATTGGAACAGCTATTTTTCCTACTTCAAGTTTATTAAATCATTCATGCGAcccaaatatattttcaag TAATATACTGAAGTATGTCGTCATTAAAGCTTCCCGAGATATAAGCGAAGGAGAAGAAATTACTAATTGCTATG GGCCTAACTTTCTACGGATGCGATTAGTCGAAAGACAGGCttcattgaaaaatcaatatcaTTTTGACTGTGAATGTTCTATGTGCTTGGATCCTCAAAcagatgatttattttttaaaacattcgaGGGACTTGCATGTTTCCAATGTGGCTATGGAATTACAGCAACTTTGTCAGATTTAGATGTTAATGAAACAGTGTATTGCGGTTCATGCCGTGTACGATTTAGAACATTAGATTATGCGAGAAAATTACTTAAAGCCGACAAAACTTATAATAAAG gaATCAAACAACTCGAGGCAAGTAATGTTTTACacgcaatacatattatttctgAGAGCTTAAGACTTTATAGAGACATTTTGAACCAAAATAACTCATATATTGCAAAATGTGAAGATAGTATAGCAAAATGTTATGCTTTAGCTG gagATTTCGAGAATTGTTGTGTATATTTGGATAGAAGTTCTAAAGCAATAGAAAATCGTTTTGGTAAAAATAGTTTAGAAGTCGCTTATGAATTGGATAAAATAACAGATATAATGGTCAAAAGCCTAGACATGAGAAATGATCG gaaTTTAATTCATAAAGCATTAACACTTGTTCGGAGATCAATGGAAATATTTGATACCAAGTTGTCTGCATGGGATATTCCGTATAGTggtatagaaattattaaacataaagaaaatatattgttacaattctTGGAAG ATTAA
- the LOC132938248 gene encoding ecto-NOX disulfide-thiol exchanger 2 isoform X3: MPQFNPFNLINPMTVMDSAMFMGQYGVMGGMLTPSSMIVNHTTPRAPDSNVIQTDKRIIQLELCTLYPPPSNAPTPTSRERPPGCRTVFVGGLPDSITEDIMKSIFTNYGEILTIRLSNRKFCHIRFENECSVDLALELSGYRLVMKGQELVSASRLHVDYAQARDDQYEWEMKKRHLMREERRLQQTRSNPPPSPPLIPHFTEAKALSVSEEIKADTSFLNAVQVVITWLERGDCNKRNVNIFYSIIQSTNSHVRRLLSEKNQFEEELQNLKDLTKRRMQAILLQFTQIEKVFTSASHKKVWDHFTKAQRKNIETWKKQAMALSKLGIDDEDEMIGGDEMDLSDDESNLKKTKTKTDPIQLQDENDHLKCELEAYKNEIGMMKASLQTSDQKDIQINYLQQQLLSTRQELNVLTEKCSDAQKSNSSSTDDQLIPNNKTKETNNGSNNFSGHQIKLLVLKRNYILYSIKLRNILGSDQFLSTSGYATTVNHLNIVHLPYIMNPYCASCPPSHIAIYLSIHPFGISVESIVNYIKNIDKNVTSQQVENLLVNNQILFENFQHDDPSLWKLVNFS, from the exons ATGCCTCAATTTAatccatttaatttaattaacccAATGACCGTAATGGATTCTGCAATGTTCATGGGACAA tatGGTGTCATGGGCGGAATGCTAACACCCTCTTCAATGATTGTTAATCATACGACACCAAGAGCACCAGATTCCAATGTCATTCAAACAGACAAACGAATTATACAACTAGAACTGTGCACGCTGTACCCACCTCCTTCAAACGCGCCTACACCAACTTCTAGAGAGAGGCCCCCAGGCTGTCGAACCGTATTTGTTGGAGGTTTACCAGACAGCATTACTGAAGATATAATGAAATCAATTTTTACCAACTATGGAGAAATATTGACAATTCGTTTAAGTAATAGAAAATTTTGTCACATACGTTTTGAGAATGAGTGCTCCGTTGATCTTGCATTAGAACTCTcag GATATCGATTAGTGATGAAAGGGCAAGAGCTTGTATCTGCATCACGTTTACATGTCGATTATGCTCAAGCCCGTGATGATCAATATGAATGGGAAATGAAAAAAAGACATTTAATGCGTGAAGAAAGGCGTTTACAACAAACTCGATCAAATCCTCCTCCATCTCCTCCATTAATACCCCATTTCACTGAAGCTAAAGCTTTATCCGTTAGTGAAGAAATTAAGG ctgatacatcatttttaaatgctGTACAAGTAGTAATTACATGGTTAGAACGAGGAGATTGTAACAAAcgtaatgttaatatattttattcgataaTTCAATCGACCAATTCTCATGTACGGCGTTTACTATCAGAAAAAAACCAATTTGAAGAAGAACTACAAAATCTAAAAGACCTTACTAAACGCCGAATGCAAgcaattttattacaat TCACCCAGATCGAGAAAGTGTTTACTTCTGCGTCGCACAAGAAGGTTTGGGATCATTTCACAAAGGCGCAGCGAAAGAACATTGAGACATGGAAGAAGCAGGCAATG gcTCTATCCAAATTGGGTATTGATGATGAAGATGAAATGATTGGCGGGGACGAAATGGATCTATCTGATGATGAAAGTAATTTGAAaaagacaaaaacaaaaactgatCCTATACAGCTAcag gaTGAAAATGATCACCTCAAATGTGAACTAGAagcttataaaaatgaaatcggAATGATGAAAGCTAGCTTACAAACTTCTGACCAAAAggatattcaaataaattatttacaacaacAGTTATTATCTACTCgacaa gagTTAAATGTTCTTACTGAAAAATGTTCTGATGCTCAAAAGTCTAATTCAAGTTCAACTGATGACCAGTTAATaccaaacaataaaacaaaagaaacaAACAATGgatcaaataatttttctggtcatcaaataaaattacttg TGCTGaaaagaaattacattttatactcaATCAAGTTAAGAAACATACTCGGAAGTGACCAGTTTTTGTCAACTAGTGGTTATGCAACAACAGTCAACCATTTGAATATAGTACACCTGCCATATATAATGAATCCATACTGTGCAAGTTGTCCTCCAA GTCATATTGCAATATATTTAAGCATTCATCCTTTTGGAATAAGTGTTGAAAGTATTGTAaactatatcaaaaatattgataagaatgtTACTTCTCAACAAGTAGAAAATCTCCTAGTCAAcaaccaaatattatttgaaaatttccaaCACGATGATCCATCTCTATGGAAATTAGTCAATTTTAGttaa